GTCCTCGCCCATCTCGCGATGGCGCACGATGTTCTCGATGACGACAATGGCGTCGTCGATCAGGATACCGATCGACAGCGACAGGCCCATCAGCGTCAGCATGTTCAGCGTGAAGCCGAGGATGTTCATGAGCACGAACGAGGAGATCACGGACACGGGCAGCGCGAGTGACGTGATCGCCGTCGCCTTCCAGTCGTTCAGGAACAGCATCACGACGATAATGGTCAGGATCGCGCCCAGCACCAGCTCGAAAATGACGTCCTCGACGGAATGGCGGATCTGCTCGGAGTTGTCGCGCACGATGGAGATGTCGACGCCCGCCGGCAGTTCGGCGCGCATCTCATCGATCTCCTCCTTCACCTCATCGGCGACCGCGACCGTATTGGCGCCGGAGACCTTCTGCACGTCGAGCGACACCGCGCGCTGGTTGTTGACGAACGCGAGCGAGCGCTCTTCCTCCGTGGAGTCCTCGACGCGGGCGATCTGCGACAGCCGCACGGGCTGGCCGCTCCGGTTCGCGACGACGACGGATTCGAACTGGGACGGGTCGGTGATGCGGCCGGTGACGCGTACCAGCTCCTCGCTCGTGCCGCGCTCGACGCGACCGGCGGGGGCCTCGACGTTCTGCCGCTGCAGCGCGCCCATGACTTCCTCGACCGACACGCCGTAGGACTGCATCTGCGCGGGATCGATGAAGATGCGGATCTCGCGCAGCAGTCCGCCCGCGAGCTGCACGTTGCCGACGCCGCTCACACTCTCGAGCCGGCGCCGCACATCCTCGTCGGCCATGCGCGTCAGCTCGGCGACGCCCATCGTATTCGATGCCAGCGCCAGCGAGATGATCGGAGCATCGGCCGGGTCGAACTTCTGCACGACCGGCGGATCGATGTCCGTCGGCAGCTGCCGGCGGATGAGGTCGATCTTGGAGCGAACGTCCGTCGCGGCCTGATCGCCGTCGCGGCCGAGATCGAACTCGACGATGACCTGTGACACGCCCTCGAGCGAGATGGACGTGATGCGGTCCACGCCCTCGAGCGGGTTGAAAGCCTCCTCGAGCCGCCGCGTCACCTCGCGTTCGACCGTCTCCGGACTCGCTCCGACATAGATCGTCTGTACGGCGACGACCGGGATATCCACGTCCGGGAACTGGTCGATCGGCAGACGGCGGAAGCTGAAGAGGCCGAGCACGATCAGGCCGAGCATCAGCATCGTCGTGAATACCGGACGCCGGATCGCGACATCGCTGAGTCCGCTGCCGCCGATTGCGCCGTGCTTCTCCTGATCCGGCTTCCTCGACTCCGTCATCTGCCTGCCTCCGCCGCTGATGCCGGGCCGCCCTCGTTGGAGAAGCGGACCGGGGTTCCCTCCTGTACCGAGCCGGGCACCGCGAGCACGCGGTCGCCCGCGCTCAGCCCCGACACGATCTCGATCTGGCCGGTGACGTCGTCGCGCACACCGGTCACCACCGGGCGCCGCGTCAGGCGGTTCTGGTCGATGAGCCACACGTATGTACCGGCGTCCTGAGTGCGGACGGCGCCCGCGGGCACGGCCAGCACGCTGTCGGTCACCTGGCTGAGCACGCGACCGGTCGCGAAGACGCCGCCGACAATGCGATTGCCGGGATTCGGCAGGCGCAGATAGACACCGACCTGGCGCGTCGCCGGATCCGCGGTCGGCTCGACACGCGCGACCACACCCTCGAACACCTGGCCGGGATACGCATCGACCGTGAACTCGACGCGCTGTCCGCGCTGGACACGTGCAGCCGACTGCACCGGCACCTGGCCGGCCAGCTCGAGCTCACTCGTGTTCACCACCGTCACCAGCGGGTCGCCCGGATTCACTACCTCACCCTGACTGACATGGCGCCCGCTCACTTCACCGCCGATCGGCGACGTGATGTTCGCACGCCGCGCGGACTCCGACGCGGAAGCCGCCTGCGCCCGCGCCGCCGCGAGCTGGCCCTGCGCAGCCTGGTATGCAGCCTCCGCGGTCTGCAGATCGATGCTCGAGATCGCGCCGCGCTCATGCAGCGTGCGCGCCGACTCCAGCCGCTGCCGCGCGAGCGCCAGGTTCGCTTCCGCGGACGACACCTGCGCCGCGGCGCCAGCGGCCGCGCTGCGGATGCCCTCCGCCTCGATCACTGCGATCAGCTGACCCGTGCGGATGGGATCGCCGCGATCGACCGCCAGCCGGCTGACGATGCCGGGCACCTGCGAGCGCACCTCAACGATCCGCTCGGGATTCAGCGTGCCGGTCAGCACGATTCCGCCCGTAATCTGTGTCGGCTGTACGATCGCAATGTCGGTCGGCTGGAGCACGACCGCCTCCGGCCCCTCCTCCGCCACGGCAGCGTCACCCTCTGCGTCGCCGCCACCGCACGCCGCCGTGAACACCAGCATCATCAGTGCGAGCCCTCTCACAGGCCGCATCGATTCGTTCATGTATGTATCCCCCGCCCCGTTGTCAGCGAACATCGATGAGTGTGACGCCCAGCGCACGCTCCGCACGCGCCAGCGCCAGATAGAAATCGTGGTAAGCATTCGCCTCGTTCATGCGCGCCTGCTGCAGCGCGAGACGTGCGTCCGACACGTCCAGCTGCGTCGCCAGTCCTTCCGCGTAGCGCAGCTCCGTCAGCTCGTACACCCGCGTCGCCTGCGCCACGGTCCGCGTCGCCGCGGCGATCTGCGCGCGCGCCTGCTCCAGCTCGCCCTGCGCCTGCTCGTACTCCAGCCGCACTCCCTCCCGCAACTGATCCGCCTGCAACTCCGCCTGCCGCACCTGCGCCTGCGCCGCATCCACCTCGGCACCGCGCCGGAACCCCTGGAACAGCGGCCACTGCACCACGAACCCGACCGTCCAGTCATCCTGCCAGTCGCTCGGTACGAATCCGCTCGGGAACGCCTGCCGCGACAGGTTCGCCTGCAGATTCACGTTCGGCAGGAACGCGCCCCGTGCGATATCCACCTGTTCACGCCGGACCTCGACCTGCTGCTCCGCCGCCTCGATCGACGCGCGCCGCGCCAGCTGCGGCTCCGCTTCCGCAAGGCTCGGCAGCAGCACGTCCGCCGGGTCGGGCAGCGCCGGGTCCGTTGCCGCCAGACTCGATGTCAGTCGCAGTGGCGCATCGATCGGCAGGTTCACGAGTCGCTTCAGATTCAGCGACGCGAGCTCGCGCGCATTGCGCGCCTGCACCAGCTGCGGCCGCAGGTTCTCCAGCTCGACCTCCGCCCGCAGTGCGTCCAGCTCCGACGCCTGCCCCGTCTCCAGCAGCAGCTGCACCCGCTCGAGGTGCTGCTGCGCGAGATCGACGCTCGCTTCGACGATGACCTCCGCCTCCTGCGCCAGCAGCGCGCCGTAATACGCCTGCCGCACCTGCAGCGCCACGTCCGCGCGCGCTTCCGTCAGCGACGCCTCCGCCGCCGTCTCCGCGTGCCGCGCCAGCTGCACACCCGACATAATCCGTCCACCCGAGAACAGCGGCTGGTTCAGGGACGCGGCCGCCAGCCACGCGTTCTCACGACCGAACGGCAGGTTCCCGAACAGACTGCCCAGTGCACCGAACGCCGCGTTCGGCGTGTTGCGCTCCAGGTAGGCGACACGCTCCGCGAGCGCCGCCAGCGAGTCCGGCTCGAACCGCAGACTGTCCGGAATCTCGAAACCCGCGCCCTGGAACACCGAGCGGATCGTCTTCGTGTAGCCGACCTGCGTGTTGATCTGCGGCAGCAGTGACGAACGCGCACTGCGCACCTGCGCCGACGCCACACGCACCTGCTGCTCAGCCACCCGCACTTCCTCACTGCGCTCCAGCGCCATCGACAGCGCCGCCGTCAGACTCAGCTCCACCGAGTCCGTCCGCTCCTGCGCCGACACCGGCACTGCACTCATGAACGCCAGCAGTACCAGCGATCCCGCCGCACCTGCCAGCCTGCTCACTCTCATTTCACTCTCCTCGCACCCGTGCACGTCCGCCCTCACTTCTCCGCCATCCCGTGCCGCGCGCACCACCTCTCGCGCGCCTCACGCATCGTCGCCAGCAGATGCTCATGGAAGTCCGCGAAATCCTTCAGCCGCCGGCGCACCTTCTCGTCCGCCGCGGCCTCCGCCCCCGCCGCCATCGCCTCGCGCATCTGTTCGAACCGCTCCAGCCGCAGCGCTACCATGCGCGCCATCATGCGATCGCCAATCTGGTAGTAAACGCGCCGGTCTCCCGCCCGTGTCACCCGCTCCAGCGCACCCAGCCGCTCCAGCAGCCGTGTGTCCTGGCTGATGCTGCCCCGGCTCGCCTGAAGCGCCGTCGCCAGGTCCTCCAGCGACTGCGGTTCGGTCGTCAGCAGCAGATGCCCGAAGATTCGACCCGCAATCCGCGTGAGGCCGTCCTGCTCCAGGATCTGTCCGATCCGCTCTACAAAGCGCGCCTGCGCGCCGTCCGTCCCGTGTGAATCTGCCATGGCGCGAACGCTAACCGCGCTGTGACGTTCAGTCAAGACTGAACGGACCAAACGACGACGCCCGCTCACCATCTGGCCGATCCGGCTTCAATTACTGCGACGAATGAGGGGGTGGAAACTCGACAGGCAGGGTCTTGTGTGCGGGATGCGTCGCGGCAGGTCTGCCCACTTTAGCGGATTCAATCGCGGAGGGCGCGGAGGGTTGGAGAGCGCGGAGAGGCGGATCGACCGCTCGGAGATGTGCCACTCACTCTCCCGGCCCATGTTCCTCTACCGCCCTCCAGATCCTCCGCGCCCTCCGCGATTGAATCTGTTAATACCCCTACCCCTTCCCCTCCCCGAGCCTCAATCCTGCCGACGCACGAAAGCCCTCTTCCCCCGGATCTTCGTGCCCCGTAGCGCCGCGACGACCGCGGCTGCGGCGGAATCCGGCACTTCGACGAAGGACGAGTCGTCGGCGATCTCGATGGCGCCGATGTCGCGGCCGCTGATGCCGGCCTCATTGGCGATGGCGCCGACGAGGTCCTGCGGCCGGATGCCGGCGCTGCGGCCGACGCCGATGAAGATGCGGGCGGTGCCGGTGTCCTGGCCGCGTCGTGCCCTGCCGCGTGCAGGTGCGCGTCCTTCGTCCTCGCCGCGGCGCGCGCGCGGGCTCCGTTCACTGCGCTCTCTGGCGGGCTTGTCACGGGGTGGCGCGACGTCGCGGATCTCCTCGTCGGATGAAGTGCCATCGGCCTCGTGGGCGAGTTTGACGGCGGCCATGGCGACGTCCATGACATCGAACTCGGAGGCGAGGGACTCGACGATGACGCGGTAGTGGTCCATGTCGTCGGCGAGGATCGTTTCGCGGAGCGAGGCGCGGGTGATCTCGAGGCGACGGGCGTGCAGGTCGGCGACGGTGGGCACCTTCTCGACGTTGATGCGCTGGCGTGTCATGCGTTCAATGTTCTTGAGCATGCGGTGCTCGCGCGGCTCGGCGAGCGTTATGGCGACGCCTTCGCGGCCGGCGCGGCCGACGCGGCCGATGCGATGGACGTAGGCGGCTGGGGCGGATGGCACGTCGTAATTGATGACGTGGGTGAGCTGATCGATGTCCAGCCCGCGCGCGGCGACATCCGTGGCGATGAGCAGGTCCGCGATGCCGGTGCGGAGTCTGCCCATGGCGCGGTCGCGCTGTTCCTGGGACATGCCGCCGTGCAGCGCCTCGGCGCGGTAGCCGCGGGCATTCAGCGTGTCGGAGATCTCGTCGACCTCATTACGTGTGCGGCAGAAGACGATGGCCGCCTCGGGCGCCTCGACATCGAGCACGCGTCCGAGGGCGAGCAGTTTCTGCGCACGCGGTACGATGTAGGCGGTCTGCCGCACGAGCGGCGCGGCGCCTTCCTCCACGCGTTCGCGCGCGATCTCGATGCGGATGGGGTCGCGCAGCTGACGACGTGCGAGCGCTGCGATACGTGGTGGCATAGTCGCCGAGAACAGAACGGTCTGTCGATCTTCGGGCGTCTCGCTGAGAATGGCGTCGAGGTCCTCGGCAAAGCCCATGTCGAGCATCTCGTCCGCCTCGTCGAGCACGACCACGCGCACATTCTCGAGCGCGAGCGTGCCGCGCCGGATGTGATCGAGCGCGCGGCCGGGCGTGGCGACGACGTAATGGACGCCGCGGCTGAGCGCACGCAGCTGACTGCCGATCGGCTGGCCGCCGTAGATCGGCAGCACCCGGGCGTTCAGTTCGCGGCCGTAGCGGTGCATCGCTTCGGCCACCTGCACGGCCAGCTCGCGCGTTGGCACGAGCACGAGTGCGACGGGATGCGCGGCGTCGCTGTTCTCCGCCAGCAGCTGGAGCAGCGGCAGCGCGAATGCCGCCGTCTTGCCCGTCCCTGTAGCCGCCTGGCCGAGCAGGTCGCGACCTTCCAGCAGCGGTGGTATCGACTCGCGCTGGATCGGGGTCGGTTCTTCGTACCCCAGTCCCGTCAATGCCGTCAGCAGCGGATCGGCAAGTCCGAGCTCTGCGAATGTAGTCGTATCATCTGCGGCGTTCGCCGACATGTTTCTTTCCCTGGCTCATGTTACGTGCTGCGAAGCTTCCGTGGCGCGCAGCTTGTCGCCGAACTCGCGCATGACCTGCGCCACCGGCTTCACCTCGTGGATGCCGTCGACACTGCGACCGGCCTGCCAGTAGTCCTGCGTTGCGTTCGGGTCGAGCGATGCCTTGCGCAGCTGCATCGCGGACCGCACTGCGTAGAACGTGCGCATCCAGTGCTTCGTGCGACGGCCGCGCAGCATCCAGCGCGCGAACGGTCCAGCCTTCGTCCCGACGCGCTCGACGTACGGCGTGCGGATCACGGCCAGTGGTACACCCGTGATGCGTTCACTCAGGACAATGTCTTCCTCGTCCGCGTCCACGATCGCGCGCTTGTACGCGTCGCTCGCGGTACACTCCGTCGTCGCAATGAAACGAGTGCCGAGCTGCGCGCCGTCGTAACCGATGCGCAGCGCGGCCAGGAGGTCGTCCGGATCGCCGATGCCGCCTGCACACACCAGCGGCAGGCCGAGCGGCGCCAGCTCATCGAACAGCTGCTGCGGCGTCTTCGGACCCGCGTGGCCGCCCGCGCGGCTGTTCACGGCGATCAGGCCGTGCACGCCGCCGGCGATCGCCTTGTCCGCCCACTTCCGTTCGGTGACGTCGTGATACACCCGGGATTCGGCGCCGGCACGATCAACCACCCAGCGCGGGTTGCCCAGCGACGTCACGAAGAAGCGGACGCCCTCCTCGAGTGCGATGTCGATCCAGCGCTCCATGCGCTCGCGGTATATGCGCGAAGACCCCTCGAGCAGTGCATTCATGCCGATCGGCCGGTCGGTCAGCCGCCGGATGTAACGCAGGCCTTCGCGGAAATCGTGGCCGTGCACGTACGTGAGCGATACCGGCTGCACGACTCCGATGCCGCCCGCGTCGGACACGGCCGCCACGAGCTCCGGGTTGCTGCACGGGTACATGGCGCCGCCGATGATCGGGAGCGTGATGCCGAGGTCGCCGGTCATGCGGGTGTCTGCGAGGCTCATACGCGCTCCAGCTGCCAGGTGACGCGGACCGTCGTCACGGTCATGCCCGTGGCATCGCGGATGTCGGCGTACACATCCGCCGTCACCGGCTCCGTCACCTCGGGCAGTGCGGCCGTTCCGGTGGCGGTCAGCGTGCCGCGCGCCTTGTGCAGGTACTCGATCGTGATCGCCGTCGGAATGCCGCGCACGCCCTTCGGCATCGCCGCCGCTGCTGCCAGGCCGCTCGACAGCTCGCCCAGGTTCGCGAGTGCGATCGCATGGATCGACCGGAGATGATTGCGCACCGCGCGCCGGTCCTTGAGCTGGACCACCGCGCGACCCGGCTCGAGCTCGAGCACGCGCGCCTTCATGGTCCCGGAGTACGGCGCCGCGCGGCCGACCATCCGGCTGAACAGCCACCGCCCGCCCGGCACTCCGCGCAGCCG
The sequence above is drawn from the Longimicrobiales bacterium genome and encodes:
- a CDS encoding efflux RND transporter permease subunit — translated: MTESRKPDQEKHGAIGGSGLSDVAIRRPVFTTMLMLGLIVLGLFSFRRLPIDQFPDVDIPVVAVQTIYVGASPETVEREVTRRLEEAFNPLEGVDRITSISLEGVSQVIVEFDLGRDGDQAATDVRSKIDLIRRQLPTDIDPPVVQKFDPADAPIISLALASNTMGVAELTRMADEDVRRRLESVSGVGNVQLAGGLLREIRIFIDPAQMQSYGVSVEEVMGALQRQNVEAPAGRVERGTSEELVRVTGRITDPSQFESVVVANRSGQPVRLSQIARVEDSTEEERSLAFVNNQRAVSLDVQKVSGANTVAVADEVKEEIDEMRAELPAGVDISIVRDNSEQIRHSVEDVIFELVLGAILTIIVVMLFLNDWKATAITSLALPVSVISSFVLMNILGFTLNMLTLMGLSLSIGILIDDAIVVIENIVRHREMGED
- a CDS encoding efflux RND transporter periplasmic adaptor subunit, producing MNESMRPVRGLALMMLVFTAACGGGDAEGDAAVAEEGPEAVVLQPTDIAIVQPTQITGGIVLTGTLNPERIVEVRSQVPGIVSRLAVDRGDPIRTGQLIAVIEAEGIRSAAAGAAAQVSSAEANLALARQRLESARTLHERGAISSIDLQTAEAAYQAAQGQLAAARAQAASASESARRANITSPIGGEVSGRHVSQGEVVNPGDPLVTVVNTSELELAGQVPVQSAARVQRGQRVEFTVDAYPGQVFEGVVARVEPTADPATRQVGVYLRLPNPGNRIVGGVFATGRVLSQVTDSVLAVPAGAVRTQDAGTYVWLIDQNRLTRRPVVTGVRDDVTGQIEIVSGLSAGDRVLAVPGSVQEGTPVRFSNEGGPASAAEAGR
- a CDS encoding TolC family protein yields the protein MRVSRLAGAAGSLVLLAFMSAVPVSAQERTDSVELSLTAALSMALERSEEVRVAEQQVRVASAQVRSARSSLLPQINTQVGYTKTIRSVFQGAGFEIPDSLRFEPDSLAALAERVAYLERNTPNAAFGALGSLFGNLPFGRENAWLAAASLNQPLFSGGRIMSGVQLARHAETAAEASLTEARADVALQVRQAYYGALLAQEAEVIVEASVDLAQQHLERVQLLLETGQASELDALRAEVELENLRPQLVQARNARELASLNLKRLVNLPIDAPLRLTSSLAATDPALPDPADVLLPSLAEAEPQLARRASIEAAEQQVEVRREQVDIARGAFLPNVNLQANLSRQAFPSGFVPSDWQDDWTVGFVVQWPLFQGFRRGAEVDAAQAQVRQAELQADQLREGVRLEYEQAQGELEQARAQIAAATRTVAQATRVYELTELRYAEGLATQLDVSDARLALQQARMNEANAYHDFYLALARAERALGVTLIDVR
- a CDS encoding DEAD/DEAH box helicase, encoding MSANAADDTTTFAELGLADPLLTALTGLGYEEPTPIQRESIPPLLEGRDLLGQAATGTGKTAAFALPLLQLLAENSDAAHPVALVLVPTRELAVQVAEAMHRYGRELNARVLPIYGGQPIGSQLRALSRGVHYVVATPGRALDHIRRGTLALENVRVVVLDEADEMLDMGFAEDLDAILSETPEDRQTVLFSATMPPRIAALARRQLRDPIRIEIARERVEEGAAPLVRQTAYIVPRAQKLLALGRVLDVEAPEAAIVFCRTRNEVDEISDTLNARGYRAEALHGGMSQEQRDRAMGRLRTGIADLLIATDVAARGLDIDQLTHVINYDVPSAPAAYVHRIGRVGRAGREGVAITLAEPREHRMLKNIERMTRQRINVEKVPTVADLHARRLEITRASLRETILADDMDHYRVIVESLASEFDVMDVAMAAVKLAHEADGTSSDEEIRDVAPPRDKPARERSERSPRARRGEDEGRAPARGRARRGQDTGTARIFIGVGRSAGIRPQDLVGAIANEAGISGRDIGAIEIADDSSFVEVPDSAAAAVVAALRGTKIRGKRAFVRRQD
- a CDS encoding nitronate monooxygenase family protein, which produces MSLADTRMTGDLGITLPIIGGAMYPCSNPELVAAVSDAGGIGVVQPVSLTYVHGHDFREGLRYIRRLTDRPIGMNALLEGSSRIYRERMERWIDIALEEGVRFFVTSLGNPRWVVDRAGAESRVYHDVTERKWADKAIAGGVHGLIAVNSRAGGHAGPKTPQQLFDELAPLGLPLVCAGGIGDPDDLLAALRIGYDGAQLGTRFIATTECTASDAYKRAIVDADEEDIVLSERITGVPLAVIRTPYVERVGTKAGPFARWMLRGRRTKHWMRTFYAVRSAMQLRKASLDPNATQDYWQAGRSVDGIHEVKPVAQVMREFGDKLRATEASQHVT
- a CDS encoding hotdog fold domain-containing protein — encoded protein: MTDTARDASFGARLLRSWNRLRGVPGGRWLFSRMVGRAAPYSGTMKARVLELEPGRAVVQLKDRRAVRNHLRSIHAIALANLGELSSGLAAAAAMPKGVRGIPTAITIEYLHKARGTLTATGTAALPEVTEPVTADVYADIRDATGMTVTTVRVTWQLERV